Proteins from a genomic interval of Clostridium sp. M62/1:
- a CDS encoding restriction endonuclease subunit S: MKFDIWSFEKKPLPEILSFIVDNRGKTVPTTHSGHILIATNCVRNESLYPSYEKIRYLSEETYQNWFRAHPKPGDILFVCKGTPGRVCMVPDPIDFCIAQDMVALRVNDAKVYNKYLLSVLRSVKIQKQIEQTSVGDVIPHFKKSFFDQLLIPIPSMEIQKIIGDYYFAFSEKIEINKKINDNLERQAQLLFKSWFVDFEPFNGTMPSELEVVPFEKIVDFQNGYAFKSKELLNEPSSDCYQVFKQGHIARGGGFIPDGTKSWYPKRLASKLGKFVLKKGDILMAMTDMKDNVAILGNTAIMPIDNEYIVNQRVGLLRTNGYKGITYPFIYLLTNSKDFLIDLRSRANSGVQVNLSSAEIKASRTILPSEKVNTAFSEITLPMFEAIISNQLENQRLAQLRDTLLPRLMSGEIDVSDIQF, from the coding sequence ATGAAGTTTGATATTTGGAGTTTTGAGAAAAAACCATTGCCGGAAATATTATCATTTATTGTTGATAATAGAGGAAAGACTGTGCCAACGACACATAGTGGACATATTCTAATTGCTACGAATTGTGTGAGAAATGAAAGTTTATATCCATCATATGAAAAAATTCGATATTTAAGCGAGGAAACATATCAAAATTGGTTTCGGGCACATCCAAAACCGGGCGATATTTTATTTGTATGCAAAGGTACTCCAGGACGAGTGTGTATGGTTCCTGATCCTATTGATTTTTGTATTGCCCAGGATATGGTAGCGTTGAGAGTAAATGATGCAAAAGTTTATAACAAATATTTGCTATCTGTTTTAAGAAGTGTAAAAATTCAAAAACAGATAGAACAGACAAGTGTTGGGGATGTTATACCGCATTTCAAGAAAAGTTTTTTTGACCAATTATTGATACCAATACCTTCAATGGAAATCCAAAAAATAATTGGGGATTATTATTTTGCGTTTTCAGAGAAAATTGAAATAAACAAAAAGATAAACGATAATTTAGAGCGGCAAGCTCAGCTGTTATTTAAGTCGTGGTTCGTTGATTTTGAACCTTTTAATGGAACTATGCCATCAGAGTTGGAAGTTGTTCCTTTTGAAAAAATTGTTGACTTCCAAAACGGTTATGCCTTTAAGAGCAAAGAACTTCTTAACGAACCATCTTCTGATTGCTACCAGGTTTTCAAACAAGGGCATATTGCTCGTGGTGGTGGGTTTATTCCCGATGGAACAAAAAGCTGGTATCCGAAGAGGCTTGCTTCAAAATTGGGAAAATTTGTCTTAAAAAAAGGCGATATACTTATGGCAATGACTGATATGAAAGACAATGTCGCAATATTGGGAAACACGGCTATTATGCCGATAGATAATGAATACATTGTCAATCAACGAGTTGGACTCTTGAGGACAAATGGGTATAAAGGAATTACATATCCATTTATCTATTTACTCACAAACAGCAAAGATTTTCTTATTGACCTTCGCAGTAGAGCCAATAGTGGCGTTCAAGTTAATCTGTCATCTGCTGAAATTAAGGCTTCTCGAACTATTTTGCCATCTGAAAAAGTAAATACGGCTTTTTCTGAGATAACACTTCCGATGTTTGAAGCCATTATAAGTAATCAGCTTGAAAATCAGCGATTGGCACAACTCCGAGACACTCTTTTGCCTAGATTGATGTCCGGCGAGATCGATGTCTCCGACATCCAGTTCTAA
- the rlmD gene encoding 23S rRNA (uracil(1939)-C(5))-methyltransferase RlmD, protein MKPTHRQNSRTETAGPKIGDRPGKSGERRSAPSQKSRKNGGMGLSSDRFSDRKRPDRQIPDGKSSRIPSETGEKSSGKSRSACPVYKKCGACQYLHLSYEKQLAVKQEMINGLLKGLCPVKPIIGMENPYHYRNKVHAVFGHDRRGNAVSGVYKEGTHELVPVETCLIEDEKADEIIGTIRGMLRSFKIRTFDEDTGYGLLRHVLVKRGFATGEIMVVLVTASPVFPSKNHFVKALREKHPEITTIIQNVNGRSTSMVLGEKEHVLWGKGYIEDILCGHRFRISSRSFYQVNPVQTEKLYNKAMELAGLTGRETVLDAYCGIGTIGITASGRAGRVIGVELNRDAVRDAVQNAKRNEIKNIEFYCNDAGRFMSRMAADGERLDVVFMDPPRSGSTEEFIQAAAQAGPRTVVYISCGPETLARDLRVFEKKGYKAREAWPVDLFPWTGHCECVVKLERKGRI, encoded by the coding sequence ATGAAACCTACACATAGACAAAACAGCAGAACCGAGACGGCAGGACCGAAAATTGGAGATCGCCCTGGAAAGTCCGGTGAAAGGAGGTCCGCTCCCTCTCAGAAAAGCAGGAAAAACGGCGGCATGGGCTTGTCTTCTGACAGATTTTCAGACAGAAAACGCCCGGACAGGCAGATTCCAGACGGAAAGTCCTCCCGTATCCCGTCTGAGACCGGGGAAAAATCCTCCGGCAAAAGCCGGAGCGCCTGTCCCGTGTACAAAAAATGCGGCGCCTGCCAGTATCTTCACCTCTCCTACGAAAAACAGCTTGCAGTCAAACAGGAGATGATAAACGGGCTCCTGAAGGGACTGTGCCCTGTAAAACCGATTATCGGAATGGAAAATCCGTACCACTACAGAAACAAGGTGCACGCTGTTTTCGGCCATGACAGAAGGGGCAATGCGGTTTCCGGCGTCTATAAAGAGGGCACCCATGAGCTGGTTCCTGTGGAGACCTGCCTCATTGAGGATGAAAAGGCGGATGAGATCATCGGAACCATCCGCGGGATGCTGCGCTCCTTTAAGATCCGCACCTTTGATGAGGATACAGGCTACGGACTGCTTCGCCACGTTCTCGTCAAGCGGGGCTTTGCAACAGGGGAAATCATGGTGGTTCTCGTAACCGCTTCCCCCGTTTTTCCATCCAAGAATCACTTTGTCAAAGCTCTCAGGGAGAAGCATCCGGAGATTACCACCATTATCCAGAATGTAAATGGCCGAAGCACCAGCATGGTTCTCGGTGAGAAGGAGCATGTCCTCTGGGGAAAGGGCTATATTGAGGATATTCTCTGCGGTCACAGATTCAGAATCTCTTCCCGCTCTTTCTACCAGGTAAATCCGGTTCAGACAGAAAAGCTCTACAATAAGGCTATGGAACTGGCCGGCCTGACAGGACGGGAAACCGTGCTGGATGCCTACTGCGGAATCGGTACCATCGGGATCACTGCCAGCGGCAGAGCCGGCCGGGTAATCGGTGTGGAATTAAACCGTGACGCTGTCAGGGACGCTGTGCAGAATGCAAAGAGAAATGAAATCAAAAATATCGAATTCTACTGCAATGATGCAGGGCGGTTTATGAGCCGGATGGCAGCAGACGGCGAACGGCTGGATGTGGTATTTATGGATCCTCCCAGAAGCGGAAGCACAGAGGAGTTCATCCAGGCTGCAGCACAGGCAGGGCCCAGAACCGTGGTCTACATCTCCTGCGGGCCGGAGACCCTGGCCAGAGATTTGAGGGTATTTGAGAAAAAGGGGTATAAGGCCAGAGAGGCATGGCCGGTGGATTTGTTTCCGTGGACTGGACACTGCGAGTGTGTGGTGAAACTGGAGAGGAAGGGAAGAATTTAG
- a CDS encoding helix-turn-helix domain-containing protein: MRKDAKISSSTLDKLTNDENVTTDVLVRICNELNCDVSDIMEFIPDKLTEGENEDAR, from the coding sequence TTGAGAAAAGATGCCAAAATCAGTTCATCAACTTTAGACAAGCTTACCAATGATGAAAATGTTACTACCGATGTTTTGGTAAGGATTTGCAATGAATTGAACTGCGATGTTTCCGATATTATGGAATTTATTCCAGATAAGCTAACAGAGGGGGAAAACGAAGATGCCAGATAA
- a CDS encoding type I restriction-modification system subunit M, whose translation MPDKNTAAIGFEKQIWDAACVLRGNMDASEYKNVVLGLIFLKYISDRFDEKYKALVEEGDGFEEDIDEYTSEGIFFVPAGARWRDIAAKAHTPEIGTVIDDAMRAIEKENKRLKDILPKNFARPELDKRRLGDVVDLFTNIQMIEHGSEKDILGRTYEYCLSMFAEQEGKRGGEFFTPSCVVRTLVEVLKPFKGRVYDPCCGSGGMFVQSAKFVENHSGNISNISIYGQDSNPTTWKLAQMNLAIRGIEPDLGPYAADTFLKDCHPTLRADYIMANPPFNLSDWGLDKLKEDQRWKYGTPPAGNANFAWLQHMIYHLAPAGRIGMVLANGSLSSQSGGEGEIRKNIINADLVECIVAMPTQLFYTTQIPVSLWFINKQKKQSGKTLFIDARKMGTMVNRKLRELTDADINKISDTYEAFVDGTLENIKGFCAVADTAEIEKQNYILTPGRYVGIEEQEEDDEPFEEKMTRLTSELSNMFAKSHELEDEIRKKLGAIGYEV comes from the coding sequence ATGCCAGATAAAAATACAGCTGCAATTGGCTTTGAAAAACAAATATGGGATGCTGCTTGCGTTCTTCGAGGAAACATGGATGCATCAGAATATAAAAATGTGGTTCTAGGATTGATTTTTTTGAAATATATTTCAGACCGATTTGATGAAAAATATAAGGCTTTAGTAGAAGAAGGAGACGGATTCGAGGAAGATATTGATGAATATACATCGGAAGGTATTTTCTTTGTACCAGCAGGTGCACGTTGGAGAGATATTGCAGCGAAAGCACATACACCGGAAATCGGTACAGTTATTGATGATGCCATGCGTGCCATCGAAAAAGAAAATAAACGACTAAAGGATATTCTTCCTAAGAATTTCGCGCGTCCGGAATTAGACAAACGCAGACTGGGAGATGTGGTGGATTTATTCACTAATATCCAGATGATTGAGCATGGGAGCGAAAAAGATATACTGGGCCGTACTTATGAGTATTGCCTTTCTATGTTTGCTGAACAAGAAGGTAAACGTGGTGGTGAATTCTTTACACCATCTTGTGTAGTACGTACCTTAGTAGAAGTATTAAAGCCTTTTAAGGGCAGAGTATATGATCCTTGTTGTGGCTCTGGTGGTATGTTTGTCCAGTCTGCAAAATTTGTAGAGAATCACAGTGGCAACATCAGCAATATCTCTATCTACGGTCAGGACTCAAATCCTACTACATGGAAGTTGGCACAAATGAATCTTGCTATCCGAGGAATTGAACCGGATCTCGGACCTTATGCTGCAGATACATTTTTGAAGGATTGCCATCCAACATTGCGGGCAGATTATATTATGGCTAATCCTCCTTTTAACCTTTCCGATTGGGGATTGGATAAACTAAAAGAAGATCAGCGCTGGAAATATGGAACACCGCCTGCAGGAAATGCCAACTTTGCCTGGCTGCAGCATATGATTTACCATCTTGCACCTGCAGGTCGTATTGGCATGGTATTGGCGAATGGTTCACTTTCTTCCCAGTCAGGTGGAGAAGGTGAAATCCGTAAGAATATCATCAATGCTGATTTGGTGGAATGTATTGTTGCAATGCCCACTCAGCTTTTCTATACAACGCAGATTCCAGTTTCCCTATGGTTTATCAATAAGCAAAAGAAACAATCAGGAAAGACTTTATTTATTGATGCTCGCAAGATGGGAACGATGGTGAATCGAAAACTTCGTGAGTTGACAGATGCGGACATCAATAAGATTTCAGACACCTATGAAGCTTTTGTTGATGGAACACTTGAAAATATCAAAGGCTTTTGTGCTGTTGCAGATACAGCTGAAATTGAGAAACAAAATTATATTCTTACACCTGGTCGCTATGTAGGCATCGAGGAACAGGAAGAGGACGATGAGCCATTTGAAGAAAAGATGACACGTCTTACATCTGAGTTGTCGAATATGTTTGCTAAGTCCCACGAGTTAGAAGATGAAATTCGTAAGAAATTGGGGGCGATTGGGTATGAAGTTTGA